The genomic segment CCTCCAGTCCATCCACTCTGTTCCTGGTCTCCCTTCCTttcctccctctctctctagCCTCTGCCATACACTCGTTGCTCGATCACCTGTTTCAAAACGCCTACATTCGCTGTTCTTGTTCGGATATCAACAACTTACACCATTCTTAATACACCTTTGTAACAGCACAAAACCAACTACTACCAGTCAAGATGCGTTTCACCTCCATCATCGTCACCGGCGCCTTCGCCGTCCTGGCCGCCGCCCAGTCTACCACTACCACCTCCGCTTCCGCTGCCTCCTCCGCCCAGGCTGTCATCGAGAAGTGCCTGTCTGGCTGCCCCGCCACCGACGTCAACTGCCAGGCCAAGTGTATCTCTGTACGTTTTGAGACCCAAAAATGGCGTCAAGCTGAAGGATTTTCAACAAAAGACTAACACATGGTGCTCACAGGTCCCCAACCCCAACGAGGACCAGGTCAACAAGACTACCGCCTGCGTCGCCAAGTGTGATCAGGGTGACGGGAGTGCTGCCGCCACGGATCGCTACGCTGCTTGTACGCAGAAATGCATCACTGAGAACTACTTCAGCAGCGGTGCTACCCCCGCTGCCACCGCTGGATCTGGATCCGGCTCTGGCTCAAGCGGTAGCGCGACAGCTGCCACTGCTACCGGTTCCGCCGCCACCGGCTCTGCCTCTGGCACTGCCACTCGCGCCTCCGGCTCATCTGCTGCCTCTGGCACCGGGGCTGCTTCCAGCTCATCTTCCACCGCCAACGCTGCTGCCCCCGCTCTGGTCGGCTCTGCTTCGTTCGGTGTCGTTGGTCTTATTGGCGCCGCTCTCCTGATCTAAATACCCTTGCCATTCGGAGGATGAACATGAAAAGGAGGATGACAGGAAGAGTGGGACGAATGTATGGATTCACGGAGAGGGGTATATACCATTTGGGAGACGATTGCTATATATGTGGTCAATGATTTAATAGGCAGATTAAAGGATATGTGTTAATGTTACTAGCGGACACCAACGTCTGCCAAACGTCAATATCACAATGTCTTCCTCGTAGTTCGTGCGTGCTTGAAGGTGTTCGTGTTTTTGTGTGACATGCGGTCCATGTACTGAGTTGAACGCATATTCCAAGTGACAAGCGGATCTGAGGCGTTGCTCCTTGCAAGATTATCTGGGTTCGGTGCGCGATGCGATTTGCTTTTTGACGGGTGGCGGTTTGGTTTCAGACGTAAGTCATCCGTAAGTGACCCCTATCACGTTGTTCACTGCAGGGGCGTCACAAGACCCTCGTCATTAGATCGATTTCTTCGACTTCTACTTCGTAATCTTCTTTCAGGATCGGGTAGGAACAGTCACTGGAATGTCGCTGATCCAGGGGATACCCAGCTGTTTCATCTCGACGGCCAATTGGAAGAGATAGTCCAAGCTACGGAACATCCTCGTTAGCATATTTCCACCCTGTTTAGTTGCGAGACAAACACTCGGTATGAGGGAAATCAGGAACAAGGGATgggggaagaggaggaatGTTTCCAAGATGGAAGAGCAGGTTTCCGTCCCGGTTTTCTGCAACGAGGAGAGAGACATGATAATCTCATTCTCCCAGAGGAGGAGACTCAAACTCACCTCTCACACTGCGTCTTGGCCTTGTGGACGTTGTCGCCCCAAACATAGACGCCGTGCCTCCGCACCAGCACGGCGTATGTGTCAGGGTACTTGTCCATGGCCTCCTCGAGGAACTCTGTCAGGTCCTCCTCGTGGGCCGTGTTCTCGATAACGGGGATGCGGAGGGTGTCGTGGTACCCGAGATTGCCTTGCTTCCGGAACCCCTTTCCGAAGCCCTTGATCTGTTCGATGTTGTTGATCTCGAACAGCTTGTCGTTGCCGCCGGCGCGGCCTTGACCCTCGAGGATGAGGGTGACGAGGACGGCCCAGTGGGAGTGCGTGTGGATGCAGCAGCCGGCGCCGCGGCGGGTGAAGGCGGCGAGGAAGAGAGGGGTGCACTGGGAAGGCTTGTAGGAGGGCGGGGAGCGGAGGTAGACGCGGTTTTTGAGGGATGCTTCTTGGGCGGCGAGAGAGAGGACGTAGATGTCCTGAGGCTTCATGAGTTCTTTTTGGACGCCTGAGGGGGCGAGGTAGACGAGGTCGCTGGGAGGGTGTAAGTGAGAGTCATGATTCATGTGTTTTAGGTAGGTTTGTGTGTATGTGCACCAAGCGAGGTGAAGTTTGTGGGCAATGAGGTATGATGCGATGTTTGGCTTCTTGGTGTATGAAATGAGGAAGCAAGTCGTGATTATCGAATGAGATATGGACAAATATATTCCATTTACAAGTAGGGCTTGAGATGTATAGACTTACTCATTTCGAATGGAGCAGCCACCACCGGTACCAGTAACCCAGCCTAATGTCCAGAACTTTGCGCAAAGCGAAGGGATGAGATTCGCGGGGTGTTCCGGGTCGTTTGAGGTGACGAGCAGGTCGGGGTTCTCAATCTCAGTTGTGGACGCCATGGTGGACTGGCTTCTAAGGTGAGTTTCGCGGGGTAATCTGGGTAGCGAACGGGGGGTTCTCGAGTTGTGATACTCTGTTATGCTCGATTTGGCTCGGGCTAAAACTTGTAGATGGCAGTGAAAAATACGGAGATCCTAGTTTGGAGGTACAAAATTGTTTCTCGGGTATCCAGGAAAATCTGAGCTCACGGTTGCGCTATATTTACTCAGTAAAACCGAGTTCTCCTAGTCACAAGAGTCGGTAAAATTTCTCACCAGCCACACGAGCTCATATGAGGCTGAGTGAGGCGGGAGGAGAGTTGAGCCAGTGGCAGTTGTCGCCTTCCCCACATGGCGAGCACGCAAAGGCACGGAACGCTCCTCCTCCACTCCAAAGAGTTGCGACTTAGGAGACAGTGACAGAGGCTCTTGCGATTGGTCAATCCTCGCCATCTCGCACCTCTCTCAACTCGGGTCCATCGGCAGCCCCAACTACAAATGGGCACCGGGTCATAGCTGGTAAATACGACGGCGGGATTGACAAAGTCTCATAGCACGGGTTCAGGCATTGGAAAAAGGGGACGGGTACCAGCAGGTGGTGCTAGAAGAGATGATGAGACAGACTGGTGAAGAATCGGCAGCTAGTCCGGTCGCTGGTTGAGGCTGATTAGGCGTCCTGCAGGTGATGCGACAAAAAAGAGGACACCTAGCCTTTTTTCGACGACGGTCGAACGCCCATGTTTCTATTTATCCCGTCGAGTGGGGAGCGCCCACCTTGACGCCCTTATTCAGGAGGAAGCTTTCGTGAGATATTAGGACAAATTAGAAGCCTGACTCCTGTCATATTAAATCCACAAACACGCCTGCCCGAAACGGATATCTTTTCGATCAATCGAGCCGGTGAACCCCAGCCGGGATCGTGTCGTGCGAGTGTCAATCAGGCGCTGGCTTAAATCGAGGCATATCTGTGCATTTTCGCAGTCTTGTCTGCTCAATGTGCACCCATATTACTACTCTGGTCGACTGTGTGTGATATTAGTAAAGCAGTGAATGGCAATGGCAGCTCCAACGGCGCGGCACTGATACAGTCCATCTCGAGACATTTCGGGATCAGCCGCCAACCTCAGATACTAGCCTCGATTGAATCGCAATACATCGCGGAGTGCATGCTTCTGAGAGCGATACACCAGTCGCTCTTCATCTTCCGCCAACTGGTGTAAAAAGGAGAGAATGGCAACCCAGCCAAGGGCGGAAGAGCTCAGTCCATCAACCAGGATCAGCAATCGAGACTTTGGAAGCTCGTCGAAGCACCATGAATATCCCCTCCTTCCCTTCACTGTTAGAACCAGTGGATCCCGTTCCGTCGCCAAGGGCCCCCGCACTTTCCTCACCTCACCGAGCCACAGTCCGCAGCCCGCATGTCATTGTCAGCAGAAGCAGCCCACTGAAAAAGGTACCGCAGCGGCTTTGCATTGGCTACACCGGGCTGTGGTGGGCAGCGGCGTGCTACCCCGACGACTCCTGAAGCTAGGTAGCGGATTGCATGCTACGGCAACTGCTCTCGCTGCTGGTACCCCCGAAAATTCTCCAATTTTCTGTCAATTTGATTGGCTCAGAACCTCTGCCTTGCCGAACCTTACCCCGACGGGCCACACCTTAGTGAGCTCTCCCCTACCTGGCCTTTTTTTCGGGTGCTCTCTGCTTTTGGTCGCTGAGGTTTGCTGGGGACCTTTTACCGCAAAAAAAGGACACGTTGAGCACAACCCGCTTGCGCGTGCCTGCCTCACAGACTGATAAATCCGTCGTCTTCCTCGCCCCATTCCTCCTTCCGAAACTCTTTTCCCTCTCCTTGGGAATTTCCTCCTCGAAAATACCAATCCTCTCCATCCACTGCGACCGGGAGCCCTTTCTACCCTCTTTGTCATTCAATTGACAATCTTTCCTTTACAACCCAACAGCTTTAACGCTACTTACCTCCCCCCTCATCTACCTGAACCCGACTGAAGCCGAGACACCGATACCACATCTCGCCCAACATGAAGTTCAACGCTGCCGCGTTGTCCGCCGCGGCAATGTTCGCTGGCGTCTACGCCGACGATGCTCAGAAGGTCCTCAGTGAGGATAAGACCTCTACTGCTGCTGAGTCCTCTACCTCGGTCACTCCCCAATTGTCCACCTTCACGGTAAGCTCTCCCCTTCTCCTCGCCAATGGCTTTCTTTGTTGTTCCGAGTGAAGCTTCCTCCCCCTCACTGTTCATTCGCTGCAATCTGATGCTTGACGCATGAGCTCAATGCACAATGGGAACGGGCTGGAATCATTCTTTGGAGCTTCTCTGCGCCTGCGCAATAGGCAACGAAATAAGCGATTATCTGACAATGGTTTTTTTATTCTACAGCCTACTACCCTGAAGGCTCCTTTCTTGGAGCAGTTCACCGACGACTGGGAGAGCCGCTGGAGCCCTTCTCACGCTAAGAAGGACTCCAAGGATGACGAGGAATGGGCCTACGTTGGCGAGTGGTCCGTCGAGGAGCCTACCGTCTACAAGGGCATGGAGGGTGACAAGGGTCTTGTTGTCAAGAACCCCGCCGCTCACCACGCCATCTCGGCCAAGTTCCCTAAGAAGATTGACAACAAGGGCAAGACCCTCGTTGTTCAGTACGAAGTCAAGCTTCAGAGTAAGTTCCGCATCACTTCGCTCAAACTACATCCTCACAACAGAGTGCTAACAATCGTTCCCTCTCAGACGGTCTTGAGTGCGGTGGTGCTTACCTCAAGCTTCTCCGTGAGAACAAGGCTCTTCACTCTGAGGAGTTCTCGAACGCCACTCCCTATGTGATCATGTTCGGTCCCGATAAGTGCGGCCACACCAACAAGGTTCACTTCATCTTCAACCACAAGAACCCCAAGACTGGTGACTACGAGGAGAAGCACCTTACCTCTCCCCCCACCGCTCGCATTGTCAAGACCACCGAGCTCTACACTCTCATTGTCCACCCCAACAACACTTTCATCATCCAGCAGAACGGCGAGCAGGTCAAGACCGGCTCCCTTCTTGAGGACTTCTCCCCCTCCGTCAACCCTGAGAAGGAGATTGACGACGCCAAGGACTCCAAGCCTGAGGACTGGGTCGATGAGGCCCGCATCGCCGACCCCGAGGCCAAGAAGCCCGAGGACTGGGATGAGGACGCCCCCTACGAGATTGTCGATGAGGAGGCCACTAAGCCCGAGGACTGGCTCGAGGATGAGGCTCAGACCATCCCTGACCCTGAGGCCCAGAAGCCCGAGGACTGGGACGATGAGGAGGATGGTGACTGGGTCGCCCCTACTGTTCCCAACCCCAAGTGCACTGAGGCTTCTGGATGTGGCCCCTGGACCAAGCCCTTGAAGAAGAACCCTGATTACAAGGGCAAGTGGACCGCGCCGTACATTGACAACCCCGCCTACAAGGGCGTCTGGGCTCCTCGCAAGATTAAGAACCCCGACTACTTCGAGGACAAGACCCCCGCCAACTTTGAGCCCATGGGCGCTGTAAGTATCCCCGATAACGTACCGGTATGTCTTTCGCCTGCTAACAAACGAATCAACAGATTGGCTTCGAGATCTGGACCATGCAGAACGACATCCTCTTCGACAACATCTACATTGGCCACTCCGTTGAGGATGCTGCCAAGCTTGCCGAGGAGACCTTCAAGGAGAAGCACCCCATTGAGCAGCTCGCTGAGCTCGCCGACAAGCCCAAGGAAGCCGAGAAGCCCAAGTCCCCCAACGACCTCAAGTTCCTTGACGACCCCGTTCACTTCATCAAGGAGAAGCTTGACCTCTTCATCACCATTGCCCAGAAGGACCCCATCCAGGCCGTCAAGTTCGTTCCCGAGGTTGCTGGCGGTATCGGTGCTCTTCTCGTCACTCTGATTGCCATCATTGTCGGCATTGCCAGCTCTGGTGGTGCTCCCCCCGCTGCCCAGAAGGCCGCGGCTGATGTCAAGGACAAGGCGAAGGAGGTCAAGGACAAGGCCACCAAGGCTGTTGCCTCTGGCGCCGACGTCGCGAAGGACGCTACCAAGCGCAACACCCGCAGCTCGTCTTAGATGAGAACGGTTCTTGCGATTGAATTGTGAATTAGTTTGCTTTCTCTTTGATATCGTCGCCGGGAGAAGGCCAGAGGCCTAAAAGTATCGTGCTTTAACGTAAGCACAAGGGCGGTATCAGGAACCGAAGAGAATCATGGATGCTGCTTTTTTCAGTTTAACTCCCTCATTCTATGCCTGTTTTTGGTCATCGAGGGACAGACAGAGAGCATGGCGTAGGTGTATTCTAGCTACCAAAAAAAAACAAAGGGATTGATTACAACATTACGTTCCGATTTCAGATGTGATGTGCAATGACATGTCAAAAGCGAAATGTAATTGTGTTCCAGGTCCATCCCGTCATCTCAAGATAAGGTCATCAGCTCCGCGGTCAAATGTGGCCCCCGGTCTCCCGCTATGAAGGTCTCAGATCCACCAGCCGCTTCTCCGCCGCATACGCAGTAGGGTGATACGCTGTTTACGCCGTTTACGCCGGCGAAGAGCGCCCACCTGACGCTTGTAGCACCAAAAAGCACGGTTCCCTCTCGGCATAAGGCGGCATTGGGGCCGGCTTCGGCTGGGAGGAGCCAACTGGGAGCTTGGGGGAAACTGGGCAGGGATTCTGGAATCAGTAGGAGCCATGGCAGCGTTATCTTACCCCACCCCAACCTTTCCCCACACTCTGGGAGCTCGCCGAGTTCCCTGGGACTTTATAAGGGACTACGATGTCGCTCAACTCCGGTGCCCGCGTCTCTTGTGAAAGAAGTGGCTGGCAATTGGCTTGAGACGAACGATCCCAGGACGACGGAGCGGACAATTTGTTGTTCTTGCAGTGTGTAGCACTATCTGTCTCTAGTTTACCCAATCGTTGGCTGTCGTCAGAGACCTCTCCTATacccttcttcctcttcttccttctcCTCTCCCCTCTTCTCCCTTTTCCCTCCTTCTTTCACAATGCGTCGAGCATTCACTCGAAGCATTACTACCGGTGCTGGCCGAACCTCTAGAGCATCTCTCACCCGCTCGTCACTCCTCTTCTCAAAGCCTACCATCATGGCCTCCTCCGGCTCACCCACCTCCGCCGTCGCGGCGAGGAGGATACACGCCACGGCGAAGCACCTCAACGCCGCCCTGTACTCGACGGCCGAGTCCTACCCCAACACCCACGAGAAGATTGCCAAGCCAGAAGACACCCCCTTCTTCCTGGACAACAAGTTCATGACCTCGGCCGCGACCGACTTCATCGACCTCCACGACCCGGCCACCAACAACCTCGTCACCCGCGTGCCGCAGATGACCACCGAGGAGCTGCAGTCCGCTGTGGACTCGGCCGAGAAGGCCTTCCCCAAGTGGCGTGCCATGAGCGTCCTCGCCCGCCAGCAGATCATGTTCAAGTTCGTCGCCCTCATCCGCGAGAACTGGGACCGTCTGGCGGCGAGCATCACCCTCGAGCAGGGCAAGACGTTTGCCGACGCCAGGGGCGATGTTCTCCGTGGTCTGCAGGTTGCCGAGGCCGCCTGCGGTGCGCCTGAGCTCTTGAAGGGCGAGGTGTTGGAGGTGGCCAAGGACATGGAGACGAGAAGCTACCGCGAGCCATTGGGTGTTGTGTCTGCCATCTGCCCTTTCAGTAAGTGAACCCGACATGGTTTCTTTGGTGAAGCACCAAATAAAGAGGCGAAGCTAACAGGGTTTAGACTTCCCCGCCATGATTCCCCTTTGGTGCATCCCCATCGCGACCGTCACCGGCAACACCCTCATCCTGAAGCCCTCGGAGCGCGACCCCGGCGCGGCCATGATCCTCGCCGAGCTCGTCCAAAAGGCCGGCTTCCCCGAGGGCGTCGTTAACGTCGTCCACGGCGCCCACAAGACGGTGGACTTCATCCTCGAGGACCCCGTCATCAAGGCAGTCAGCTTCGTCGGAGGCAACAAGGCCGGCGAGTACATCTTCAACAAGGGCTCCGCCCACGGCAAGCGCGTCCAGGCCAACCTCGGCGCCAAGAACCATGCCGCCGTCCTGCCGGACTGCAACAAGAACCACTTCCTCAACAGCGTCGTCGGCGCAGCCTTCGGCGCCGCCGGCCAGCGCTGCATGGCCCTCAGTaccctcgtcctcgtcggcGAGACAAAGGAGTGGCTCCCCGAGCTGGCCGAGCTGGCCAAGAAGCTCAAGGTTGACGGCGGCTTCGAGGCCGGTGCCGACCTCGGCCCCGTCATCTCCCCGCAGAGCAAGCAGCGCATCGAGAGCCTGATCCAGAGTGCCGAGGACGAGGGCGCCACCATCCTCCTCGACGGCCGCGGCTACAAGCCCGCAAAGTACCCCAACGGCAACTGGGTCGCGCCCACCATCATCACCAACGTGACGCCAGAGATGAAGTGCTACACGGAGGAGATCTTTGGCCCCGTCCTCGTCTGTCTCAACGTCGACACGCTTGACGAGGCCGTCGCGCTCATCAACAAGAACGAGTACGGTAACGGCACCGCCATCTTCACCCGCTCCGGCGCCACCGCCGAGGCCTTCCGCCGCAACATTGAGGCCGGCCAGGTCGGTATCAACGTGCCCATCCCCGTCCCTCTGCCCATGTTCTCCTTCACCGGCAACAAGAAGAGCGTTGCCGCGGGCGGCGCCAACACGTTTTACGGACGTCCCGGTATTTCCTTCTTGACGCAGCAGAAGACGGTCACGTCTTTCTGGGCGTCTGCCGATGCGATTTCGCAAAAGGCTGATGTCTCGATGCCTACACACTCATAAGTTCTGTGTGTTGAGGTGAGGAAGGGAGTGGTGGGTATGGCGCGTATGTAGGTACCTCGAGCCAGGCAGCGTAAAGGATGTTGCTTGAGCACGTACCGGGATGATTGCTATGGTTTTATGATGGTTGAAAACGTCGGCGTGGCAAAAAATGATGAGAACTGCAGAGACAGTTCGAGAAGAATAGCCACaccaaaaaaagaaaaagaattaaaCAAAATTTCAAACAAATACCATGGTTCGCACCCATATGTATGTCATGATCCTCGGCGAGGCTAGAATATGTCGAGGCCGCCCTGTCAAGTGTTTCCCGCCTTGTAGTGCCTCACTTAAAAGACCTCGGTCATCATATCATGAGAGCGATTCCCTACTCTTGCCATATGCCAATATACCTTTACCTGCTGAGAAACCTTCTCGCAGATTTTGAACCATGGTGGCACCTCCTCAAACACTTATGTCGTGATCTATTCCCACCACTACAAACAAATTACGACCAAGAACAAGCCTCGTTCATCATGTTCCTCGAACCAAACTCTAGAATGTTTCACTTCCATTGTTCTTTAGCAACTCGTCACTTTTTCCTGGTGTCTGGAGACAATACCATGTGAACGAAAAGCCCGTGCTCTTTGACTTGGGATTTTCGTAAAAAGACGTTGAGGGTTTCATGATATTACAATGAGGCGTCTAGTGGTGTCACCCAACGGAGTTAAGAAGAGGTGAGCTGGATAGACCGGAACAGAGTAGGTCTGCGTCTTTGTGAGTTTTCTTGGCTAAGCACTTGGATAGAAGTTATTCCTGATGGGTCCAAGTCATGAGCGTTTCTACCGGGACATCCCTTTGGAAGTGATCAATGCGTCGACTTGTTACAGCTTCTCCATGCGAAATAAGAGCATAGCACGCCGGGATATGGTACAGCCTTGTGAACCTGCACCAGGGTCTCGAAGTCTGACAGGGCGCTAGCTGCGTAAAGGAGAAGGTACAAAAAACCATGGTAACATATTGGTCTTTTTTCAATCGTCTGTTATGGTCGTGGTCGACTACGACGTGTACCATCGCGGTTATATGTGGTTCCTTTGAGCAGGGCTCATCACGTTCCAAGAGTCTGGCCGTTTGTTCACCTTTGTAACCAGTCTCCTCCCATAAGACCACCTTTCACTCACCCTCATAGTACATAGCCTCATGGTGAAAGAGAACAAACAACATCAAACCTCTCACCAGAACCCTTTCATCCCAACTCATCCCCCAAGGTCACAAGCCGTACCTCAGACCCCTCACACCGCCCACCTGATACCCTTAATCACTCACAATTTTCTGTTTGCCTCTCGAATCCCAAGGGACGCCCTGGGCCGCTGTATTCGAGTGGTTAAACACCTGATAGAAAATACCCCTggtggagggggggggggggggggtgaggTTCTCATAGGATTGTAGATCCTCCATCGATTGCCGGCATCGCGGGTTCAACCCCGGGTGTCAGACATCCCGGCGGTGCGGGTATGTCCGAATTTTTAGGCGTTTTATTTCTACGGTAATGTTCTTTTTTGTTGATTCCTTTTGGTTCTAATGTTTTTGGTGGGCTTGAAGTGAGGTTGGGGATGTGTTTCGAGATGTGTATCTTTGGTGTCGGTAGTGGCGTTTCGATCGTAGTTTGTTGTTCTTGTCTAGGAAGGAAGGTATGGTGCGGACTTTTAGTGAGTGTGAATCGATGCCTGGTCATCGTATGAAACTTGCACTCGGCCGTTATGGCAGGCCATTTCACAGAACTTCTACCTCGCTTTCGGTTGTTAGATGTCGGACATGGAATGCCCAAATGACTGTCGTTCACGGCCGACCTCTTGTTATGCTCTTTCGAGACCATCACCAGAACCATATACAGCCAGTATTTAAACACCTCTTACTTAACATGAACCATGCCTCCCATTGTCTAATTTCTCAAGGAAGTTCTCGTCACGGGTGAGCCCTTGTCATGGATATCCGTGCAAACAAGATatgtatttatatatcctctgcCTACTCGAGCGTCACCTAGGCTTCAAACTAATCAACCTATATAACTGAACCTACACCAACAACGAAAGACAAGTGAAGCGACCGTGGGTATATAATCCTGACCAGAATAACaaaggaaagaaaaaaaacatGAAACGCCCCTTTTGCCACTGCCGCGAGGTACAATCTGCCCAAGTCTTCTAAGCGTCAAGCGAATGTCTGCCAGGCCTATAATCTTCTCCAAATCTCCGTCTTCATGTCCAGCATGTTAAAATGTTTCTCTAAAGAATATGAGAAGAAATACGAGAAACAAGGGAAGAAGAAGCGAAGGAGCAAATATGCCGACATTACAAAAACTTCAATATCATCAAGAAAGACACACTCAACATCCCACCCCCACCCCCCTTCACTCCCCTTGAGACAAAAAGAAATCATCGACCAGGCTGCGACGGCATCTGCGGCGTGTACGGCACATACGGCTTCCCCCTCCGCACGTCACCGAGCTCCGCCTCCTCCATCATATCCGTAAACGTCGTGTTCCTCTTCACCCCAGGCCGCCCGCCCACTGTTCGCGGGTCCGCGAACACGCTGATGCTCTCGCTGCTCGGCTCGCGCTGGAGGTGTGATTggttgttgctgctgttgttgttGATGTACCCCGGCTTCGGCGGCGCGAGCGGGTTCGGCACGTTGGGCGGCTGGAGGCGCCTGGACCCGGAGTTGGGACGCATACCCCTGATGGGAGCGACGGCTCCGGTGCCTGCTCCCCTCCCGGGCGGCGTCCGCGGGGCGGAGTCGCTGCGCGCGAGCCCGATCGGGTGGTGCGCCAGCGTCGTCGCCGTCGAGGAGAGGCGGTTGTGGCCCTTGCTGGGGGTGGTCCCCGCCGGCGATGTGACGAAGCCGGAGTCGCTTCGCGAGCGGGAGTGCGTCGTGGACGGGGTCTTTAGGATGAAGTCCGTCCGCACGGTGGCGTTGTCCGTGATGGGGATGGGCTCCGAGATGATGTTGCCAAAGGACGAGGTGGACGTCGACGGGCGAGGACCACCGCTGCCGCCGCGTTTCTTCTCGCTGAGTGGAGGCGGGccgcggcgacggcggcgggcgCAGAAGAGGAGAAGAGCGACGCCGAGGCCTACGCCTACGAGGAGGCCACAGAGAGAGCCGATGACGATGGCGGTGGGGAAGGTGCCGTTCTTGTTGTCGCTGTCGCCGTTGTCGTTGTTATTGTTGTCACCCGCGGGCGTCGTGCTGGCGGCGATGGTCGTCGGGATCACGCTCGGAACGGTGGTGGCTGTCGACGTCGGCTTTGGAACCGGGGTGGAGGCTTCCTCCGGCGCCTTGGTCTGGTCCGAGTCTTTCGTGCACTGCGACAGGCTATTGCAGCTGTATCCAAAGGGGCAGCAGCCGTCGCCGCAGGTTGCGAGTGTGCCGTTGAGGACGGTGGTCTTGATGGAGGCATCGGGGTGTGCCACGGGATCTTGGAGGTTGATGTTACATGTGATGGGCGAGATTCTGTCGCAGCTCTCCCCTTCGGGACAGCAGAGGACGGTGGTGTTCCCGGCTAGAGTGATGCATTTCTTGCCCGTACCACAGCAAAAGTTTCCTGGGAGGCCGTTGCCGCAGGAGGTGAAGCCCGAGGCGGCGCAAGTGTTGTCTTGTCGCCCAAAGACGGAGGGGATGGAGGCGGCATTAGCAGAGGCGATGAGGATGGAGAGCACCGCGACTCGTGTGCATTTTCGTAATCTCGACATGTTCCGAGGTTGGGGGTAATGTATTGTGTTTATGATGGTGTAATAGTTGGGCCTCTTTCAGCCAGGACGTTGCTTGATGGTGTTGCAGGGCCGGCGGTGAAGTCTGAGCTTTTACCGCAGAGTCAGAGGCGCGTATCAACAGTTGTGTAAGTCGGGAGTC from the Colletotrichum lupini chromosome 3, complete sequence genome contains:
- a CDS encoding methylthioribulose-1-phosphate dehydratase; protein product: MKSDWCIALRSMHSAIAAPLELPLPFTALLISHTICLDLSQRLIDTRTTRSRLGFTGSIDRKDIRFGQACLTPNQPQPATGLAADSSPHHLLVPVPFFQCLNPCYETLSIPPSYLPAMTRCPFVVGAADGPELRESQLFGVEEERSVPLRARHVGKATTATGSTLLPPHSASYELVWLRNRELRFSWIPEKQFSRAKSSITEYHNSRTPRSLPRLPRETHLRSQSTMASTTEIENPDLLVTSNDPEHPANLIPSLCAKFWTLGWVTGTGGGCSIRNDDLVYLAPSGVQKELMKPQDIYVLSLAAQEASLKNRVYLRSPPSYKPSQCTPLFLAAFTRRGAGCCIHTHSHWAVLVTLILEGQGRAGGNDKLFEINNIEQIKGFGKGFRKQGNLGYHDTLRIPVIENTAHEEDLTEFLEEAMDKYPDTYAVLVRRHGVYVWGDNVHKAKTQCESLDYLFQLAVEMKQLGIPWISDIPGSLTDDLRLKPNRHPSKSKSHRAPNPDNLARSNASDPLVTWNMRSTQYMDRMSHKNTNTFKHARTTRKTL
- a CDS encoding calreticulin family protein, with amino-acid sequence MKFNAAALSAAAMFAGVYADDAQKVLSEDKTSTAAESSTSVTPQLSTFTPTTLKAPFLEQFTDDWESRWSPSHAKKDSKDDEEWAYVGEWSVEEPTVYKGMEGDKGLVVKNPAAHHAISAKFPKKIDNKGKTLVVQYEVKLQNGLECGGAYLKLLRENKALHSEEFSNATPYVIMFGPDKCGHTNKVHFIFNHKNPKTGDYEEKHLTSPPTARIVKTTELYTLIVHPNNTFIIQQNGEQVKTGSLLEDFSPSVNPEKEIDDAKDSKPEDWVDEARIADPEAKKPEDWDEDAPYEIVDEEATKPEDWLEDEAQTIPDPEAQKPEDWDDEEDGDWVAPTVPNPKCTEASGCGPWTKPLKKNPDYKGKWTAPYIDNPAYKGVWAPRKIKNPDYFEDKTPANFEPMGAIGFEIWTMQNDILFDNIYIGHSVEDAAKLAEETFKEKHPIEQLAELADKPKEAEKPKSPNDLKFLDDPVHFIKEKLDLFITIAQKDPIQAVKFVPEVAGGIGALLVTLIAIIVGIASSGGAPPAAQKAAADVKDKAKEVKDKATKAVASGADVAKDATKRNTRSSS
- a CDS encoding methylmalonate-semialdehyde dehydrogenase: MRRAFTRSITTGAGRTSRASLTRSSLLFSKPTIMASSGSPTSAVAARRIHATAKHLNAALYSTAESYPNTHEKIAKPEDTPFFLDNKFMTSAATDFIDLHDPATNNLVTRVPQMTTEELQSAVDSAEKAFPKWRAMSVLARQQIMFKFVALIRENWDRLAASITLEQGKTFADARGDVLRGLQVAEAACGAPELLKGEVLEVAKDMETRSYREPLGVVSAICPFNFPAMIPLWCIPIATVTGNTLILKPSERDPGAAMILAELVQKAGFPEGVVNVVHGAHKTVDFILEDPVIKAVSFVGGNKAGEYIFNKGSAHGKRVQANLGAKNHAAVLPDCNKNHFLNSVVGAAFGAAGQRCMALSTLVLVGETKEWLPELAELAKKLKVDGGFEAGADLGPVISPQSKQRIESLIQSAEDEGATILLDGRGYKPAKYPNGNWVAPTIITNVTPEMKCYTEEIFGPVLVCLNVDTLDEAVALINKNEYGNGTAIFTRSGATAEAFRRNIEAGQVGINVPIPVPLPMFSFTGNKKSVAAGGANTFYGRPGISFLTQQKTVTSFWASADAISQKADVSMPTHS